A genomic segment from Neobacillus sp. YX16 encodes:
- a CDS encoding beta-galactosidase has translation MSKHEKTYVTQADFMLHGGDYNPDQWLDRPDILEDDIKLMQLSHTNTFSVGIFAWAALEPEEGVYNFEWLDKVIDDIYSFGGRVILATPSGARPAWMSQKYPEVLRVNGARVKQLHGGRHNHCFTSPVYREKTQKINTLLAERYGNHPALLMWHISNEYGGECHCDLCQDAFRGWLKKKYNNDLKSLNDAWWGPFWSHTFTDWSQIESPSSIGESMVHGLNLDWRRFVTDQTIDFFENEIVPIKKLTPEVPITTNFMADTHELIPFQALDYSKFAKHLDVISWDAYPAWHNDWESTADLAMRVGFIDDLYRCLKQQPFLLMESTPSMVNWHPVNKAKRPGMHKLASMQMVAHGSDSILYFQWRKSRGSSEKFHGAVVDHDNSSENRVFEEVAEVGKTLEKLGGVVGTNRPSDVAVLYDWESNWALNDAQGYGLQTKRYPQTLVEHYRAFWEQDIPVDVITKEQDFSSYKLLIIPMLYLMSEETIARLKSFVAGGGRLVTTYISGIVNEHDLTYMGGWHKDLQEIFGINPVETDTYYPSDQNAVSYRNQSYELKDYATVIKVGTATVEATYDDDFYAGTPAVTSHEYQGGKAYYIGGRLEDQFQRDFYQELIRDLSLEPVFKVKHEKGVSVQVRQAEESDYIFIMNFTEEKQPVAIETPVKDLVTGDEVSGELALEKYEVRILEKKK, from the coding sequence ATGTCTAAACATGAAAAAACTTACGTGACGCAAGCCGACTTTATGCTTCATGGCGGAGACTACAATCCGGATCAATGGTTAGACCGTCCAGATATTTTGGAAGATGATATAAAATTAATGCAGCTTTCTCATACGAATACGTTCTCTGTTGGAATTTTTGCTTGGGCCGCACTTGAGCCTGAAGAAGGAGTCTACAACTTTGAATGGCTGGATAAAGTGATTGATGACATCTATAGCTTTGGCGGCCGAGTGATATTAGCGACACCAAGCGGGGCTCGACCTGCTTGGATGTCACAAAAATACCCGGAAGTGCTTCGTGTGAATGGAGCTAGAGTGAAGCAGCTGCATGGCGGAAGGCATAATCACTGTTTTACTTCACCTGTTTACCGTGAAAAAACACAGAAGATTAATACGCTGTTGGCAGAACGCTATGGGAATCATCCTGCTTTATTGATGTGGCATATTTCCAATGAGTATGGCGGCGAATGTCATTGTGATCTTTGTCAGGATGCATTTAGAGGATGGTTAAAAAAGAAATACAATAACGATTTAAAATCCTTGAATGATGCCTGGTGGGGTCCGTTCTGGAGTCATACGTTTACAGATTGGTCTCAAATTGAATCTCCTTCTTCGATTGGAGAAAGTATGGTTCACGGCTTAAATTTAGATTGGCGCCGTTTTGTTACGGACCAAACGATTGATTTCTTTGAAAATGAAATTGTTCCGATTAAGAAGTTAACACCAGAGGTACCGATTACTACGAACTTTATGGCAGACACGCATGAGCTAATCCCATTCCAAGCGCTTGATTACAGCAAATTTGCCAAGCATCTGGATGTCATCAGCTGGGATGCGTATCCTGCCTGGCATAATGATTGGGAGAGCACAGCGGATTTAGCGATGCGAGTAGGTTTTATTGATGATTTGTACCGCTGTTTAAAGCAGCAGCCATTTTTATTAATGGAATCGACACCGAGCATGGTGAACTGGCATCCAGTCAATAAAGCAAAGCGACCAGGCATGCATAAGCTTGCATCGATGCAAATGGTGGCACATGGCTCTGATAGTATCCTTTACTTCCAGTGGCGGAAGTCTCGCGGATCTTCGGAAAAATTCCATGGTGCGGTCGTTGATCATGATAATAGTTCTGAAAACCGCGTTTTCGAAGAAGTTGCGGAAGTCGGTAAGACGCTTGAAAAATTAGGCGGTGTTGTTGGAACCAATCGTCCTAGTGATGTTGCGGTTCTATATGATTGGGAAAGCAACTGGGCGCTAAATGATGCACAAGGTTATGGTTTACAGACAAAGCGTTATCCGCAAACCTTGGTGGAACATTACCGTGCTTTCTGGGAACAGGATATTCCTGTTGATGTGATTACGAAGGAACAGGATTTTAGTTCTTATAAATTATTGATTATCCCGATGCTTTATTTAATGAGTGAAGAGACGATTGCTCGTTTGAAGAGTTTTGTTGCTGGTGGCGGCAGATTAGTCACGACATATATTAGCGGGATTGTGAATGAGCATGATTTAACGTATATGGGCGGATGGCACAAGGATCTGCAAGAGATATTTGGAATCAACCCCGTTGAAACAGATACGTACTATCCAAGTGATCAAAATGCGGTTAGTTATCGAAATCAATCGTACGAGTTAAAAGATTATGCGACGGTTATTAAGGTGGGTACAGCAACAGTTGAAGCTACTTATGATGATGATTTCTATGCGGGAACTCCAGCTGTAACAAGCCATGAGTATCAAGGTGGGAAAGCCTACTATATTGGCGGCCGTTTAGAAGATCAATTCCAGCGGGATTTCTACCAAGAATTGATTCGTGACTTGTCACTTGAACCAGTATTTAAAGTGAAACACGAAAAGGGTGTATCCGTCCAAGTTAGACAAGCAGAGGAAAGTGATTACATCTTTATCATGAACTTCACCGAAGAAAAGCAGCCCGTTGCCATTGAAACACCAGTGAAGGATCTGGTTACAGGCGATGAGGTTAGCGGTGAACTTGCATTGGAGAAATACGAAGTAAGAATTCTTGAGAAAAAGAAATGA
- a CDS encoding sugar ABC transporter permease: MQTTMKTNRFVRLFFTYALLLFMTVLIIYPLLWTVGASFNPGNSLISTSIIPENPTLDHYKELFAGKESLQYGKWYLNSLKISIFTMLGTMITVSFTAFAFSRFRFKGRKNALMLFLLLQMIPQFAALIALFVLAQILGMMNSHWLLILLYIGGQIPMNTYLMKGYMDSIPMDLDESAKIDGASNSRVFWQIILPLSRPMLAVVAMNGFTGPLGDFVLSSVILRTPDSFTLPIGLYKLVNDVMGASYTTFAAGAILISIPIAITFLLLQKQFVSGLTAGGTKG; the protein is encoded by the coding sequence ATGCAGACAACTATGAAAACTAACCGATTCGTCCGTCTATTTTTCACCTATGCCCTTTTACTTTTTATGACCGTCCTGATTATTTATCCATTACTTTGGACCGTGGGGGCAAGCTTTAACCCAGGTAACAGTTTAATCAGTACCTCGATTATCCCGGAAAATCCAACGCTGGATCACTACAAAGAGTTATTTGCGGGAAAAGAGAGTCTTCAATATGGAAAATGGTATTTGAACTCGTTGAAAATAAGCATATTTACTATGTTAGGGACGATGATTACCGTATCGTTTACAGCTTTTGCTTTTTCACGTTTTCGCTTTAAAGGAAGAAAAAATGCATTGATGCTATTTCTGTTATTACAAATGATTCCGCAATTTGCTGCGTTAATCGCACTGTTTGTATTAGCGCAAATCTTAGGAATGATGAATAGCCATTGGTTATTAATCCTCCTTTATATTGGCGGGCAAATTCCGATGAATACCTATCTAATGAAGGGTTATATGGATTCGATTCCAATGGATTTAGATGAAAGTGCAAAGATTGATGGAGCGAGCAATTCTAGGGTTTTTTGGCAAATTATCCTGCCCTTATCAAGGCCGATGTTAGCGGTTGTGGCGATGAATGGATTTACAGGGCCGCTTGGGGATTTCGTATTATCTTCGGTCATCCTCCGAACACCGGATTCTTTCACGCTGCCAATTGGCTTATATAAATTAGTGAACGATGTAATGGGTGCGAGTTATACGACCTTCGCAGCTGGTGCGATATTAATTAGTATTCCGATTGCCATTACCTTCTTGCTGCTGCAAAAGCAATTTGTATCTGGTTTAACTGCAGGTGGAACGAAGGGGTAA
- a CDS encoding sugar ABC transporter permease encodes MQHRTIAPLLSIIPGLGQFYNKQWVKGLVFLILAASFFVAFGDLLNMGFWGLFTLGTQVPRDNSIFLLAEGIIALIVSAFGLGIYYWNLKDAYNNGKLRDENFPVTSLKSEYQNLIGQGYPYLISGPSLFLLIFAVIFPILFSFALAFTNYDLYHSPPANLADWVGLETFAEIFTVDIWRSTFFDVLAWTVIWTLVASSLQVSLGVFLAIVVNQKEVRFKKFFRTILVLPWAVPGFVTILIFAGLFNDSFGAINNDILAFFGMDPVPWMTDEKWARVALILMQGWLGFPYIFIVTTGVLQSIPEDLYEAATIDGASIFAKFKNITMPMILIAMAPIIITQFTFNFNNFNIIYLFNGGGPAVAGSTAGGTDILVSWIYKLTMQSSQYSLAAALTILLSIFVIGIALWQFRRTNSFKEGA; translated from the coding sequence GTGCAACATCGTACGATAGCTCCGTTGTTATCCATTATTCCTGGACTTGGACAGTTTTACAATAAGCAATGGGTGAAGGGCCTTGTTTTCCTTATCCTTGCTGCATCGTTTTTTGTAGCCTTTGGGGATCTCTTAAATATGGGGTTTTGGGGACTTTTTACACTCGGTACGCAAGTGCCCAGGGATAACTCCATCTTTCTTTTGGCTGAGGGGATTATAGCTTTAATTGTTTCTGCGTTTGGACTTGGTATTTATTATTGGAATCTTAAAGATGCATACAATAATGGAAAATTACGAGATGAAAATTTCCCTGTTACTTCATTAAAGAGTGAGTATCAAAATTTAATTGGACAAGGATATCCTTACTTAATTAGTGGTCCATCATTGTTCCTATTAATTTTTGCGGTAATCTTTCCGATTCTGTTTAGTTTCGCGTTAGCTTTTACCAATTATGACTTATACCATTCACCGCCGGCGAACTTGGCAGATTGGGTTGGTCTCGAGACATTTGCTGAAATTTTCACTGTTGATATTTGGCGGTCCACGTTCTTTGATGTTTTAGCATGGACGGTTATTTGGACGCTTGTTGCCTCATCCCTTCAAGTTAGTCTTGGTGTTTTCTTAGCGATAGTCGTGAACCAAAAGGAAGTACGTTTCAAGAAATTCTTCCGTACCATTTTGGTTTTACCATGGGCGGTGCCGGGATTTGTAACGATCCTGATATTTGCCGGATTATTTAATGATAGTTTTGGTGCAATCAACAATGATATTTTAGCATTTTTCGGAATGGATCCTGTTCCGTGGATGACTGATGAGAAGTGGGCGAGAGTAGCGCTTATTCTTATGCAGGGCTGGCTTGGATTCCCTTATATCTTCATCGTAACGACTGGTGTCCTTCAGTCGATTCCTGAGGATCTATATGAAGCTGCCACGATTGATGGGGCCTCTATTTTTGCGAAATTTAAGAATATTACGATGCCAATGATATTAATTGCGATGGCACCGATTATTATTACGCAGTTTACCTTTAATTTTAATAACTTTAATATTATTTACCTTTTCAATGGCGGCGGCCCTGCTGTGGCGGGTTCAACGGCCGGTGGAACCGACATCTTGGTCTCATGGATCTATAAGCTGACCATGCAATCAAGTCAATACTCGCTGGCAGCAGCCTTAACGATTTTATTATCGATCTTTGTTATCGGTATCGCTTTATGGCAATTCAGGCGTACAAATTCATTCAAAGAGGGGGCATAA
- a CDS encoding extracellular solute-binding protein: MKKFKKYFSVMSGIALSLSLVACGPQDDAKDSGDKKDANKSNELLVWEDIMKGEGIKDAIAKFEEENNVKVKMVEKQYTKQIEDLRLDGPAGTGPDVLTMPSDQIGTAVTEGLIKELDVDDATQGIYTEAAMDAQKVEGKVYGLPKAVETTMLFYNKDLITEDKLPTTLEGWYDYSKGVANGEKFGFLALFDQIYYANSVLSGYGGYIFGQKGDGSYDPTDIGINNAGAVEGAKYIQKFYKEGLFPAGIVGEQGINVIESLFTEGKAAAIISGPWNIEPFTKAGVNFGVQKLPELGNGKNMAAFIGVKSYNVSSYSKNPELAEKFVEFISNEENSKKRYEITKEVPAVASLATDPVVTESPAAKAVAEQSKFSVLMPNIPQMNEVWAPADSALQTIATGKAEPKAALDQAVETIKGQIEAKHSGK, encoded by the coding sequence ATGAAAAAGTTTAAAAAGTACTTTAGCGTTATGAGTGGTATTGCTTTAAGTTTATCTTTAGTTGCCTGTGGTCCACAGGATGATGCGAAAGATAGCGGAGATAAAAAGGATGCAAATAAATCAAATGAGTTACTCGTTTGGGAAGACATTATGAAGGGTGAAGGTATTAAAGACGCCATCGCCAAATTTGAAGAAGAAAACAATGTAAAAGTTAAGATGGTAGAAAAACAATATACGAAACAAATTGAAGACTTGCGTCTAGATGGACCAGCAGGTACAGGTCCAGACGTTCTTACGATGCCAAGTGACCAGATTGGTACAGCTGTTACAGAAGGATTAATTAAAGAACTAGATGTGGATGATGCCACTCAAGGGATTTATACGGAAGCAGCGATGGACGCGCAAAAGGTAGAAGGGAAGGTTTACGGATTACCAAAGGCAGTAGAAACAACGATGCTATTCTATAATAAAGATCTTATCACTGAGGACAAGCTTCCGACTACTCTTGAAGGATGGTATGACTATTCTAAAGGTGTGGCCAATGGTGAAAAGTTTGGTTTCTTAGCCCTATTTGATCAAATCTATTATGCAAACAGTGTATTAAGCGGATATGGCGGCTACATCTTTGGTCAAAAGGGTGACGGAAGCTACGATCCAACGGATATCGGAATCAATAATGCTGGTGCCGTTGAAGGTGCAAAGTACATTCAGAAGTTCTATAAAGAAGGTTTATTCCCAGCAGGTATTGTTGGTGAACAGGGTATTAATGTAATTGAATCATTATTTACTGAAGGAAAAGCTGCTGCGATCATTTCTGGTCCATGGAATATTGAGCCATTTACTAAGGCTGGGGTAAACTTTGGTGTTCAAAAGTTACCTGAGCTTGGAAACGGAAAGAACATGGCAGCATTCATTGGTGTAAAAAGCTACAACGTAAGTTCTTATTCTAAAAACCCTGAGCTAGCTGAAAAGTTTGTTGAATTCATTTCAAACGAAGAAAACTCTAAAAAGAGATATGAAATTACAAAAGAAGTTCCAGCTGTAGCATCATTGGCTACTGACCCAGTTGTTACAGAAAGCCCAGCAGCAAAAGCAGTGGCTGAGCAATCTAAATTCTCTGTGTTAATGCCTAATATTCCTCAAATGAACGAAGTTTGGGCACCTGCTGACTCAGCATTACAAACCATTGCAACAGGTAAAGCAGAACCTAAAGCTGCATTAGATCAAGCGGTTGAAACCATCAAAGGTCAAATTGAAGCAAAACATAGCGGTAAATAA
- a CDS encoding LacI family DNA-binding transcriptional regulator, giving the protein MATIKDIAEKAGYSTSTVSRVLNNDQSLSVSDETRERIYEVAEELNYRKKTVRLLVKNIAFLYWLTDIEELEDVYFKTMRIELEKMARLFNVELITYKINDGIHQIPDSIEGFIAVGTFSDKELAYLRSITSNGVFLDTSPDPNHFDSVRPDLPQITRRTVDFLMEKGHTEIGFIGGTYHNPNTDQDEMDLRERVFRRYMERKGLLKDQYVFHGRGFSVDTGYSLMKRAIQQLGDQLPTAFFIAADPIGVGCLQALNEHGIAIPNRVSIVSINNISVAKYVSPPLTTFHIDMREICKNGIQLLLEQVVEKRKLVKTLYIGSELVVRKSTN; this is encoded by the coding sequence ATGGCCACAATAAAAGATATAGCCGAAAAGGCGGGTTATTCTACTTCTACTGTTTCCCGGGTTCTCAACAATGACCAAAGCCTTTCTGTTTCAGATGAAACGCGTGAAAGAATATATGAAGTGGCAGAAGAGTTGAATTATCGCAAAAAAACAGTGAGACTCCTCGTAAAGAATATCGCTTTTTTATATTGGTTAACGGATATAGAGGAATTAGAGGATGTTTATTTTAAAACAATGCGCATTGAGTTAGAGAAAATGGCAAGGCTATTCAATGTAGAACTGATTACCTACAAAATTAACGATGGTATTCACCAAATTCCAGATTCGATTGAAGGATTCATTGCCGTAGGTACGTTTTCAGACAAAGAGCTGGCGTATTTGAGAAGCATTACGTCTAATGGAGTCTTTTTGGATACATCACCTGACCCGAATCATTTTGATTCTGTCAGGCCGGATCTACCGCAAATTACAAGAAGAACCGTCGATTTCTTAATGGAAAAAGGTCATACAGAGATTGGTTTTATTGGCGGTACGTATCACAATCCAAACACAGATCAGGATGAAATGGATTTGCGTGAACGCGTGTTTCGCAGGTATATGGAGAGAAAAGGCTTATTAAAAGATCAATATGTTTTTCATGGCAGAGGATTTTCTGTTGATACGGGCTATTCTTTGATGAAAAGAGCCATTCAACAGCTGGGAGATCAATTACCTACGGCATTCTTTATTGCTGCGGACCCAATAGGAGTAGGCTGCCTGCAAGCATTGAATGAGCATGGAATTGCGATACCTAATCGTGTGAGTATTGTCAGCATAAACAATATTAGTGTGGCTAAGTATGTGTCACCGCCACTCACTACTTTCCACATTGATATGAGGGAAATATGTAAAAATGGTATTCAGTTATTGCTTGAACAAGTGGTGGAAAAACGCAAATTAGTTAAAACCTTATATATTGGATCTGAGCTCGTGGTTAGAAAGAGTACAAACTAA
- a CDS encoding MFS transporter, giving the protein MSSAQKFLLSIHACYGLATTMSGLFLNLYLWRLSNDLTVNASFILVTFFFGTVSFAVGALLSKRTDRIFSFQIGIAFTAIFYLLVIILQEKTAVYPMLIGILNGTAAGFYWLGYLVLIYDLVDNQSRSQFMGKQMAVFGVVNTFGPAFAGFIISKLNFTGYNLVFTLSLLLFFTGLILSFRLPKDTSAKKPLYLRLLWRFNTRKPNLKPMWFGWLIWGICEGLLGFFPTVILFMSVKNEFLVGISSILFGSVAVLSSLWHSKYNHREREPHTLLIVWLMYFLSCIPMILNMNIWTVFIFLIVNEISKALLGVTYFSFMFRTIKDLPKSGLRTESMVMREIMLNIGRILSIITFIALYLFAQEWTYYYLLFAIFVQGLLFKIISTEKIGFIVKKDVRIKPEM; this is encoded by the coding sequence TTGAGTTCAGCACAGAAATTTTTACTTAGTATCCATGCTTGTTACGGGTTGGCGACAACCATGTCAGGTTTATTTCTAAATCTTTATTTGTGGAGATTGTCGAATGATTTGACCGTTAATGCTTCCTTTATCCTCGTAACCTTCTTTTTTGGTACCGTCTCATTTGCAGTTGGTGCCCTGCTGTCAAAAAGGACGGACCGAATCTTTAGTTTTCAGATTGGTATAGCCTTTACAGCCATTTTTTATTTACTTGTTATTATTCTTCAAGAAAAAACCGCTGTTTATCCTATGTTAATCGGTATTCTAAATGGAACCGCCGCAGGATTCTACTGGCTCGGCTACCTGGTGTTGATTTATGACCTCGTGGACAACCAGTCCCGCTCGCAATTCATGGGAAAACAAATGGCTGTATTTGGAGTAGTCAATACATTCGGTCCTGCCTTTGCAGGGTTTATTATTTCCAAATTGAATTTTACTGGCTACAACCTTGTATTTACTCTTTCTTTGTTATTATTTTTTACAGGTCTTATCCTTAGCTTTCGGCTGCCAAAGGATACCTCTGCAAAAAAGCCTTTGTACCTGCGCTTATTATGGAGATTCAACACTCGAAAACCAAATTTGAAACCAATGTGGTTCGGATGGTTGATTTGGGGTATTTGTGAAGGTTTACTGGGATTCTTCCCGACAGTCATTTTATTTATGAGTGTAAAGAATGAATTCCTCGTGGGAATCAGCTCGATTTTGTTCGGGTCCGTTGCTGTTCTTTCAAGTCTATGGCATTCCAAGTACAACCATAGGGAAAGAGAGCCGCATACTTTACTGATTGTCTGGTTGATGTACTTCCTTTCATGTATCCCGATGATTCTCAATATGAATATATGGACAGTGTTTATCTTCCTTATCGTAAATGAAATCAGCAAAGCACTATTAGGCGTCACCTATTTTAGCTTCATGTTTAGAACGATAAAGGATCTTCCCAAATCAGGACTTCGGACAGAATCAATGGTCATGAGGGAAATTATGCTCAATATCGGAAGGATTCTTTCGATTATTACGTTTATTGCCCTGTACCTTTTTGCTCAAGAATGGACCTATTACTACCTGCTCTTTGCGATCTTTGTTCAAGGACTGTTGTTTAAGATTATTTCGACCGAAAAGATTGGGTTTATTGTAAAGAAGGATGTAAGAATAAAGCCTGAGATGTAG
- the fba gene encoding class II fructose-1,6-bisphosphate aldolase, protein MDLVSVKDMVTNALKDGYAVGHFDIHNLEWTQAVLSAAEEENSPVILGVTEAAVRYFGGFCVVVDLAKVLLKEMNITVPVGLHLDHGSSYENCKRAVDAGFTSVMIDASHLPLKENIEITKQVSDYAHKHGCSVEAEVGSIGGTEDGVVQVANPVYAVPKDCEELVVQTGVDFLAPALGSVHGLYKGEPKLGFDEMKEIATLTRIPLVLHGSSGLPPEQIKKAISLGTAKINVNADNHLAFTKAVRNELSKDPELYDASWYIALGREAVKNKIIVKMRLFGSSGRVRNNS, encoded by the coding sequence ATGGACTTGGTTTCAGTAAAAGATATGGTAACAAATGCATTAAAAGATGGTTATGCTGTAGGTCATTTTGACATACATAATCTTGAATGGACGCAAGCCGTTTTGTCTGCCGCAGAAGAAGAAAATTCACCGGTAATTTTAGGGGTAACGGAAGCGGCAGTCCGCTATTTTGGCGGTTTTTGTGTAGTAGTAGATTTGGCTAAAGTCTTATTAAAGGAAATGAATATCACGGTTCCCGTTGGACTTCATTTGGACCATGGGTCCAGTTATGAAAATTGTAAACGTGCCGTGGATGCTGGGTTTACTTCGGTGATGATTGATGCATCCCATTTGCCTTTAAAGGAAAATATCGAAATAACGAAACAGGTTTCCGACTATGCACATAAACATGGTTGCTCGGTTGAGGCTGAGGTGGGAAGTATTGGTGGGACAGAAGATGGTGTAGTTCAGGTGGCGAATCCTGTTTATGCTGTACCTAAGGATTGTGAGGAACTAGTTGTACAAACTGGAGTTGATTTTCTTGCTCCGGCATTAGGTTCTGTTCACGGACTATATAAAGGGGAACCTAAATTAGGTTTTGATGAAATGAAAGAAATCGCAACTTTAACGAGAATACCTTTAGTGTTACATGGCAGCTCGGGTCTGCCGCCTGAACAAATTAAAAAGGCTATCTCATTGGGGACTGCAAAAATCAATGTGAACGCCGATAATCATTTGGCATTTACAAAAGCCGTGCGGAATGAACTGAGCAAGGATCCTGAACTCTATGATGCTAGTTGGTACATTGCATTGGGACGCGAAGCCGTAAAAAACAAAATCATTGTGAAGATGCGACTATTTGGATCATCTGGGAGGGTGCGAAACAATAGTTAG
- a CDS encoding type 1 glutamine amidotransferase domain-containing protein, with protein MAKVAFLLASDFEDSEMKNPYEAIKEAGHEAVIIGMDKGVVCEGKKKTVSYTTELSAAEANSTKFDAVIIPGGSAPETLRVNEDVVKFVKELDNNSKVVAGICHGPQVMISANILAGKTLTCYVGIRDDVINSGAKYIDDEVVVSQNIITSRTPKDEPAFIREILAKLQ; from the coding sequence ATGGCAAAAGTGGCATTTTTATTGGCGAGTGATTTTGAGGATTCCGAAATGAAAAATCCGTATGAGGCTATAAAGGAAGCGGGACACGAAGCGGTTATTATTGGTATGGATAAAGGTGTAGTCTGCGAGGGAAAAAAGAAAACCGTCTCCTATACAACAGAGTTGTCGGCTGCTGAGGCAAATTCAACAAAGTTCGATGCGGTTATCATCCCAGGAGGCAGCGCACCGGAAACATTACGAGTGAATGAGGATGTAGTTAAGTTTGTAAAAGAACTAGATAACAATTCTAAGGTGGTTGCTGGGATCTGCCATGGACCACAGGTGATGATAAGTGCCAATATTTTAGCAGGGAAAACACTGACTTGCTATGTAGGGATTCGCGATGATGTAATCAATAGCGGCGCTAAATATATCGACGACGAGGTCGTTGTCAGCCAAAATATCATTACCTCCAGAACACCAAAGGACGAACCTGCATTTATAAGAGAAATTTTAGCGAAGCTTCAGTAA
- the lsrF gene encoding 3-hydroxy-5-phosphonooxypentane-2,4-dione thiolase, with translation MADIIGNKNAKDFSESVPFANNGNFHVKGANNYDWGMKDRLSRIFNPETGKTVMLAFDHGYFMGPTSGLERLDLLIPRLANYADCLMGTRGAIRSSVPPTFNKAIALRASSGSSVLQDDLSHESMVVDIQDAIKMNASAIAIQTFIGADGQKETIEELNRAVNFGMRYSIPTLGVVAVGKDMERTTKFFLLATRMLAEFGVQIVKTYYCDDFEKVAASCPVPLVVAGGKKVPEKDALTLAYNSIQGGAAGVDMGRNIFQSDYPEEMLKAVNKVVHEGYTDTEAYEFFQHLTN, from the coding sequence GTGGCAGACATTATTGGTAACAAAAATGCAAAAGATTTTTCTGAGAGTGTTCCGTTTGCAAACAATGGGAATTTTCATGTAAAAGGTGCAAACAATTATGATTGGGGTATGAAGGATAGGTTATCGAGAATCTTTAACCCTGAAACTGGAAAAACAGTCATGTTGGCGTTTGACCATGGTTATTTCATGGGGCCAACTTCCGGATTGGAAAGGTTAGACTTGCTAATTCCTCGGCTGGCCAATTATGCCGATTGTCTAATGGGTACGAGAGGTGCCATTCGGAGTAGTGTTCCACCAACCTTTAATAAGGCGATTGCCTTACGGGCTTCTTCTGGTTCAAGTGTTCTTCAGGATGATCTAAGCCATGAATCGATGGTGGTTGATATTCAAGATGCGATTAAAATGAATGCAAGTGCCATCGCGATTCAAACATTCATTGGTGCTGATGGACAAAAGGAAACGATTGAAGAGTTAAACCGTGCTGTTAACTTTGGTATGAGATACTCGATTCCAACTTTAGGTGTAGTTGCTGTTGGAAAAGATATGGAGCGTACCACCAAGTTCTTCTTGTTGGCAACAAGAATGCTAGCTGAATTTGGCGTCCAAATTGTTAAAACATATTATTGTGATGATTTTGAAAAGGTTGCTGCATCCTGCCCTGTTCCGTTAGTAGTTGCAGGCGGCAAGAAAGTTCCGGAAAAAGATGCCCTTACCCTCGCTTACAACTCAATTCAAGGTGGAGCAGCTGGTGTTGATATGGGAAGAAACATTTTTCAATCGGATTACCCAGAAGAAATGCTTAAAGCGGTCAATAAGGTTGTTCATGAGGGTTATACCGATACAGAGGCTTATGAGTTTTTTCAACATCTTACTAACTAA